A portion of the Streptomyces sp. NBC_01335 genome contains these proteins:
- a CDS encoding HAD family hydrolase codes for MIETIVFDVGETLTNDNRYWGSWADWLDVPRHTMSALVGAVVTQGRDNSDALRLVRPGIDVGAEWRAREAAGRGEYLDESDLYPDVRPTLGGLRELGVRVIVAGNQTARAGELLRALDLPADLVVMSEEWGAAKPDPAFFARVLGVCGTRSENTLYVGDHPANDVFPAHAAGLLTAHLRRGPWGHWWADDPACRATADWSVDSLGDVAELVRGERE; via the coding sequence GTGATCGAGACCATCGTCTTCGACGTCGGCGAGACGCTGACCAACGACAACCGGTACTGGGGCTCCTGGGCGGACTGGCTGGACGTCCCCCGGCACACCATGAGCGCCCTGGTGGGGGCGGTGGTGACCCAGGGCCGCGACAACTCCGACGCGCTGCGCCTCGTCCGCCCCGGCATCGACGTCGGCGCCGAGTGGCGGGCCCGGGAGGCGGCCGGCCGGGGCGAGTACCTGGACGAGTCGGACCTCTACCCGGATGTGCGTCCGACCCTGGGCGGCCTCCGCGAGCTGGGCGTCCGCGTGATCGTCGCGGGGAACCAGACGGCCCGCGCCGGGGAGCTGCTGCGGGCGCTGGACCTGCCCGCCGACCTCGTCGTGATGTCCGAGGAGTGGGGCGCCGCCAAACCGGACCCCGCCTTCTTCGCCCGGGTCCTCGGCGTCTGCGGCACCCGCTCCGAGAACACCCTGTACGTCGGCGACCACCCGGCCAACGACGTCTTCCCCGCCCACGCGGCGGGCCTGCTCACCGCCCACCTGCGGCGCGGCCCCTGGGGCCACTGGTGGGCCGACGACCCGGCCTGCCGCGCCACGGCCGACTGGT
- a CDS encoding CsbD family protein gives MTDGSKDKVKGKAKEAMGKMTGNRGKVAEGKADQAKGAAKDAVGDARKNLRDKSGPKDPLITDDE, from the coding sequence GTGACTGACGGAAGCAAGGACAAGGTCAAGGGCAAGGCCAAGGAAGCCATGGGCAAGATGACCGGCAACCGGGGCAAGGTCGCCGAAGGCAAGGCCGACCAGGCCAAGGGCGCCGCGAAGGACGCCGTGGGCGACGCGCGGAAGAACCTGCGCGACAAGTCCGGCCCGAAGGACCCGCTGATCACCGACGACGAGTGA
- a CDS encoding MFS transporter, with amino-acid sequence MGREQWKKIWVGSAGNMVEWFDWFVYATFAVYFADAFFPEGNGTANLMNTMGIFAVGFFMRPVGGWLLGRIGDRRGRKAALTLTVTLMSASAILIAVAPTYAVAGYGGVAVLMVARLLQGLSVGGEYAASATYLTEASRPDRRGFASSFQYVSMTAGQLIGLGLLILLQHTLSEDALHDWGWRVPFVVGALGAAVVFYLRRTMLETEVYAESGAAEDADRGTLKALWAHRREAFLVVALTMGGTVAYYTYTTYLTKFLSKSAGMEKSTATLVSFCALFVFMCLQPLAGMLSDRIGRRPLLISFAVGSTFLTVPVMMMLKHAGTFWPALGLSLLALVVVTGYTSINACVKAELFPTGVRALGVALPYAVANALFGGTAEYIALWFKDAGAESGYFWYVAGCAAVSLVVYLSMRETRDLDLHRIGAGEAAGSAPGRAPGETSVTTAF; translated from the coding sequence ATGGGACGAGAGCAGTGGAAGAAGATCTGGGTCGGTTCGGCCGGGAACATGGTCGAGTGGTTCGACTGGTTCGTGTACGCGACCTTCGCGGTCTACTTCGCGGACGCGTTCTTCCCCGAGGGCAACGGGACCGCGAACCTGATGAACACCATGGGCATCTTCGCCGTGGGGTTCTTCATGCGGCCGGTCGGCGGCTGGCTGCTCGGCCGGATCGGCGACCGCCGGGGCCGTAAGGCCGCGCTGACCCTCACCGTCACGCTGATGTCGGCCTCCGCGATCCTCATCGCCGTCGCCCCGACCTACGCGGTCGCCGGGTACGGCGGGGTCGCCGTCCTCATGGTGGCCCGGCTGCTCCAGGGCCTGTCGGTGGGCGGTGAGTACGCGGCCAGCGCCACCTACCTCACCGAGGCCTCGCGGCCCGACCGGCGCGGGTTCGCCTCCAGCTTCCAGTACGTCTCCATGACGGCCGGTCAGCTCATCGGGCTCGGGCTCCTCATCCTCCTCCAGCACACCCTCTCCGAGGACGCCCTGCACGACTGGGGCTGGCGGGTGCCGTTCGTCGTCGGCGCGCTCGGCGCGGCCGTCGTCTTCTACCTGCGGCGCACCATGCTGGAGACCGAGGTCTACGCGGAGTCCGGCGCCGCCGAGGACGCCGACCGGGGCACCCTCAAGGCCCTGTGGGCGCACCGGCGCGAGGCGTTCCTCGTCGTCGCGCTGACCATGGGCGGGACCGTCGCGTACTACACGTACACCACGTACCTGACGAAGTTCCTCTCCAAGAGCGCCGGGATGGAGAAGTCCACCGCCACCCTCGTCAGCTTCTGCGCGCTCTTCGTCTTCATGTGCCTCCAGCCGCTCGCCGGGATGCTCTCCGACCGGATCGGGCGACGCCCGCTGCTCATCTCGTTCGCCGTCGGCTCCACCTTCCTGACGGTGCCGGTCATGATGATGCTCAAGCACGCCGGGACCTTCTGGCCCGCCCTCGGGCTCTCGTTGCTGGCCCTGGTCGTCGTCACCGGCTACACCTCGATCAACGCCTGCGTGAAGGCCGAGCTGTTCCCCACCGGCGTCCGCGCGCTGGGGGTGGCGCTCCCGTACGCCGTCGCCAACGCGCTCTTCGGCGGGACGGCCGAGTACATCGCGCTCTGGTTCAAGGACGCGGGCGCCGAGTCCGGGTACTTCTGGTACGTGGCCGGCTGCGCGGCCGTCTCGCTCGTCGTCTACCTGAGCATGCGGGAGACGCGCGATCTGGACCTGCACCGGATCGGCGCGGGGGAGGCGGCCGGGAGCGCCCCGGGCCGGGCCCCGGGCGAGACGAGCGTCACGACCGCATTCTGA
- the cimA gene encoding citramalate synthase: MTTKATATDDSFHVFDTTLRDGAQREGINLTVADKLTIARHLDDFGVGFIEGGWPGANPRDTEFFARAQQEITFANAQLVAFGATRRAGGKAAEDPQVKALLDSGAPVITLVAKSHDRHVELALRTTLDENLEMVRDTVSHLRGQGRRVFVDCEHFFDGYRANPEYAKSVVRAASEAGADVVILCDTNGGMLPAQVQAVVSTVLADTGARLGIHAQDDTGCAVANTLAAVDAGATHVQCTANGYGERVGNANLFPVVAALELKYGKKVLPEGALGEMTRISHAIAEVVNLTPSTHQPYVGVSAFAHKAGLHASAIKVDPDLYQHIDPALVGNSMRMLVSDMAGRASIELKGKELGIDLGGDRELIGRVVERVKERELRGYTYEAADASFELLLRGEVAGTAPRYFRTESWRAIVEDRPDGVHANEATVKLWAKGERIVATAEGNGPVNALDRALRVALERIYPQLAKLELVDYKVRILEGRTGTESTTRVLITTGDGAGEWSTVGVAENVIAASWQALEDAYTFGLLRAGIEPTE; this comes from the coding sequence ATGACCACCAAGGCCACCGCCACCGACGACAGTTTCCATGTCTTCGACACCACCCTGCGCGACGGTGCACAGCGTGAAGGCATCAACCTGACGGTCGCCGACAAGCTGACCATCGCCCGGCACCTGGACGACTTCGGCGTCGGATTCATCGAGGGCGGCTGGCCCGGCGCCAACCCCCGGGACACCGAGTTCTTCGCCCGCGCCCAGCAGGAGATCACCTTCGCCAACGCCCAGCTCGTGGCGTTCGGCGCGACCCGCCGGGCCGGTGGCAAGGCCGCCGAGGACCCGCAGGTCAAGGCGCTGCTCGACTCCGGCGCCCCGGTGATCACCCTGGTCGCCAAGTCCCACGACCGCCACGTCGAACTCGCCCTGCGCACCACCCTGGACGAGAACCTGGAGATGGTCCGCGACACCGTCTCCCACCTGCGCGGGCAGGGCCGCCGGGTCTTCGTCGACTGCGAGCACTTCTTCGACGGCTACCGCGCCAACCCCGAGTACGCCAAGTCCGTCGTCCGCGCCGCGTCCGAGGCCGGCGCCGACGTCGTCATCCTCTGCGACACCAACGGCGGGATGCTCCCCGCCCAGGTCCAGGCCGTCGTCTCCACCGTGCTCGCCGACACCGGCGCCCGGCTCGGCATCCACGCCCAGGACGACACCGGCTGCGCCGTCGCCAACACCCTGGCCGCCGTCGACGCGGGCGCCACCCACGTCCAGTGCACCGCCAACGGCTACGGCGAACGCGTCGGCAACGCCAACCTCTTCCCGGTCGTCGCCGCCCTGGAACTGAAGTACGGCAAGAAGGTGCTCCCCGAGGGCGCGCTCGGCGAGATGACCCGCATCTCCCACGCCATCGCCGAGGTCGTCAACCTGACCCCCTCCACCCACCAGCCGTACGTGGGCGTCTCGGCCTTCGCCCACAAGGCCGGGCTGCACGCCTCCGCGATCAAGGTCGACCCCGACCTCTACCAGCACATCGACCCCGCGCTCGTCGGCAACAGCATGCGGATGCTCGTCTCCGACATGGCCGGGCGCGCCTCGATCGAGCTGAAGGGCAAGGAGCTCGGCATCGACCTCGGCGGCGACCGCGAGCTGATCGGCCGGGTCGTCGAGCGCGTCAAGGAGCGCGAACTGAGGGGCTACACCTACGAGGCGGCCGACGCCTCCTTCGAACTGCTGCTCCGCGGCGAGGTCGCCGGCACAGCCCCGCGTTACTTCCGCACCGAGTCGTGGCGGGCCATCGTGGAGGACCGCCCCGACGGGGTGCACGCCAACGAGGCGACCGTGAAGCTCTGGGCCAAGGGCGAGCGGATCGTCGCCACCGCCGAGGGCAACGGCCCCGTCAACGCCCTGGACCGGGCGCTGCGGGTGGCGCTGGAGCGGATCTACCCGCAGCTCGCGAAGCTGGAACTGGTCGACTACAAGGTCCGCATCCTGGAGGGGCGTACCGGCACCGAGTCCACCACCCGGGTGCTGATCACCACGGGCGACGGCGCCGGCGAGTGGTCGACCGTGGGAGTCGCGGAGAACGTCATCGCCGCGTCCTGGCAGGCACTGGAGGACGCGTACACCTTCGGTCTGCTGCGGGCCGGGATCGAGCCCACGGAGTAG
- a CDS encoding lectin, translating into MRSNRTAAVLAATALAATGLTGLAAPAAQAAGESVSIVLTTTDDSGGRHVTRGLQAQTPVAFGSGSGSAGTVVTVDENTRYQTFTGGGASFTDTAAWLMKSSGALSDATRDATMKKLFSPTEGIGLSFVRNPMGGSDLARTGYTYDDVPAGQTDPTLAKFSVAHDLADVLPLTKQAKQLNPALTTMASPWTAPAWMKDSGQLNGGWLKAEDYGAYADYFVKYLQAYQAQGVPVQYVTAQNEPTCCSGYPSMSWNGSGLAYFTKSELLPKLQAAGLSTKVLAHDWNWDTYDAYAAPTVDDAAVRNHPNFGGVAWHGYGGDIAKQTAVHDQYPTMDAFQTEHSGGTWIADQQKEDMLNIIDYTRNWAKSVTKWSLAVDQNRGPHNGGCGTCDGLITVHNGDSRSGQVDYNIEYYTMGHLTKFVRPGASRIASTASSTVPNVAWRNTDGSKALIAYNGGSSAQQLTVNWGGSTFGYSLPARTSATFTWSGTQSGTGGTTGTSGAFTGTGGKCLDAANGSAADGTAVQLYDCNGSAAQRWTVQSDGTIRTLGACLDVTSASTADGAKVQLYTCNGTGAQRWTYNASTGDVVNTAANKCLDVTDASTANGARAQIWSCTGAANQKWRLQ; encoded by the coding sequence ATGCGATCGAACCGGACCGCCGCCGTGCTGGCGGCGACCGCGCTCGCCGCGACCGGCCTCACCGGGCTCGCCGCGCCCGCCGCCCAGGCGGCCGGCGAGAGCGTCTCCATCGTCCTGACCACCACCGACGACTCCGGCGGCCGCCATGTCACCCGCGGCCTCCAGGCCCAGACCCCGGTCGCCTTCGGGTCCGGCAGCGGGAGCGCGGGCACCGTGGTGACGGTCGACGAGAACACCCGGTACCAGACGTTCACCGGCGGCGGCGCGTCCTTCACCGACACGGCGGCCTGGCTGATGAAGAGCAGCGGGGCGCTGAGTGACGCGACCCGGGACGCCACGATGAAGAAGCTCTTCTCCCCCACCGAGGGCATCGGCCTCTCCTTCGTCCGCAACCCGATGGGCGGTTCGGACCTGGCGCGGACGGGATACACCTACGACGACGTGCCCGCCGGGCAGACCGACCCCACGCTGGCGAAGTTCTCGGTGGCCCACGACCTCGCGGACGTCCTGCCGCTGACCAAGCAGGCGAAGCAGCTCAATCCGGCCCTCACCACGATGGCCTCGCCCTGGACCGCCCCGGCGTGGATGAAGGACAGCGGCCAGCTCAACGGCGGCTGGCTGAAGGCCGAGGACTACGGCGCGTACGCCGACTACTTCGTGAAGTACCTCCAGGCGTACCAGGCCCAGGGCGTGCCGGTCCAGTACGTCACCGCGCAGAACGAGCCGACCTGCTGCTCGGGCTACCCCTCGATGAGCTGGAACGGCTCGGGGCTCGCCTACTTCACCAAGAGCGAGCTGCTCCCGAAGCTCCAGGCGGCCGGGCTCTCCACCAAGGTGCTGGCGCACGACTGGAACTGGGACACCTACGACGCCTACGCCGCGCCGACCGTGGACGACGCGGCCGTGCGCAACCACCCCAACTTCGGCGGGGTCGCCTGGCACGGCTACGGCGGCGACATCGCCAAGCAGACGGCGGTGCACGACCAGTACCCCACGATGGACGCCTTCCAGACCGAGCACTCGGGCGGCACCTGGATCGCGGATCAGCAGAAGGAGGACATGCTCAACATCATCGACTACACCCGCAACTGGGCGAAGTCGGTCACCAAGTGGTCCCTCGCGGTGGACCAGAACCGGGGCCCGCACAACGGCGGTTGCGGCACCTGCGACGGGCTGATCACGGTCCACAACGGTGACAGCAGGAGCGGGCAGGTGGACTACAACATCGAGTACTACACGATGGGCCACCTGACGAAGTTCGTCCGCCCGGGCGCCTCCCGGATCGCCTCCACCGCCAGCTCCACCGTCCCCAACGTCGCGTGGCGCAACACGGACGGCTCCAAGGCGCTGATCGCCTACAACGGCGGCTCCTCGGCCCAGCAGCTCACCGTCAACTGGGGCGGCTCGACGTTCGGTTACTCGCTTCCCGCCCGCACCTCGGCCACCTTCACCTGGTCCGGCACCCAGTCCGGCACCGGCGGTACGACCGGCACCTCCGGGGCGTTCACCGGCACCGGCGGCAAGTGCCTGGACGCGGCGAACGGCAGCGCGGCGGACGGCACGGCGGTCCAGCTCTACGACTGCAACGGCTCGGCCGCGCAGCGCTGGACGGTCCAGTCCGACGGCACGATCCGGACGCTGGGCGCCTGCCTGGACGTGACCTCGGCGTCGACGGCGGACGGCGCGAAGGTCCAGCTCTACACCTGCAACGGCACGGGTGCCCAGCGGTGGACGTACAACGCGAGCACCGGGGACGTCGTGAACACGGCGGCGAACAAGTGCCTGGACGTCACGGACGCCTCGACGGCCAACGGAGCGCGCGCCCAGATCTGGAGCTGCACCGGGGCCGCCAACCAGAAGTGGCGGCTCCAGTAG
- a CDS encoding LacI family DNA-binding transcriptional regulator produces the protein MRVTIADVARAAGVSKATVSRVLNTKADVDRSTASRVREVIAHLGYVPSSGAVGLARGSSRTVGMLVPSLTWSWMGEVLQGVVDTVEAAEYGLLLFTCNRGADSVRRFTTQVSARAFDGLVVVEPENTLGHLTALHRSGLPIVLIDDRGHHPEFPSVVTTNHEGGASAARHLRAGGRTRPVVLSGPAHFGCVRERLDGFRSVLPDTLVAQGDFTERGGERVMAGLLASGTRFDSVFAHNDVSATGALRALHAAGRRVPDDVAVIGFDDIPMAAHTAPPLTTVRQPTRAMGETAARMLLAHLGGTPAPDEPAVLPTELVVRRSAP, from the coding sequence TTGCGCGTCACCATCGCCGATGTGGCCCGTGCCGCCGGAGTCAGCAAGGCCACCGTCTCCCGGGTGCTCAACACCAAGGCGGACGTGGACCGTTCCACCGCCTCCCGCGTTCGTGAAGTGATCGCACACCTCGGCTACGTCCCCAGCTCCGGAGCGGTCGGCCTGGCCCGGGGCAGCAGCCGCACCGTCGGGATGCTGGTGCCCTCGCTGACCTGGTCCTGGATGGGCGAGGTCCTCCAGGGCGTCGTCGACACCGTCGAGGCGGCCGAGTACGGCCTGCTGCTCTTCACCTGCAACCGGGGCGCCGACTCCGTCCGCCGCTTCACCACCCAGGTCTCCGCCCGCGCCTTCGACGGCCTCGTGGTCGTGGAGCCGGAGAACACCCTCGGCCACCTCACCGCACTCCACCGCAGCGGCCTGCCGATCGTGCTCATCGACGACCGGGGCCACCACCCCGAGTTCCCCTCCGTCGTGACCACCAACCATGAGGGAGGCGCGAGCGCCGCCCGCCACCTGCGGGCCGGCGGGCGCACCCGCCCGGTGGTCCTCAGCGGGCCCGCGCACTTCGGCTGCGTACGCGAACGGCTCGACGGATTCCGCTCCGTGCTGCCGGACACCCTCGTCGCCCAGGGCGACTTCACCGAACGCGGCGGCGAACGCGTCATGGCCGGGCTCCTCGCCTCCGGCACGCGGTTCGACTCCGTCTTCGCGCACAACGACGTCAGCGCCACCGGCGCCCTGAGAGCGCTCCACGCCGCCGGCCGCCGGGTCCCGGACGACGTCGCCGTCATCGGCTTCGACGACATCCCGATGGCCGCGCACACCGCGCCCCCGCTGACCACCGTCCGCCAGCCCACCCGGGCGATGGGGGAGACGGCGGCCCGGATGCTCCTCGCCCACCTCGGGGGCACACCCGCCCCGGACGAACCGGCCGTGCTCCCCACCGAACTCGTGGTGCGCCGCTCGGCGCCCTGA